The following are encoded in a window of Carya illinoinensis cultivar Pawnee chromosome 15, C.illinoinensisPawnee_v1, whole genome shotgun sequence genomic DNA:
- the LOC122297777 gene encoding wall-associated receptor kinase 5-like has protein sequence MVPPGIGCRAKESQSTIIPIALGISIGLLVLLVGSSLVYWLLQKRKLVKLKEKWFQQNGGLMLQQRLPNQTGSMETTKVFSTEELEKPTDNYNKSRVIGQGGCGVVYKGILSDNRVVAIKKSKIGEQSQIEQFINEVIVLTQINHRNVVKLLGCCLETEVPMLVYEFITNGTLSDHLHDKSRSSLLSWDKRLKIATETAGSLAYLHYEASMPIIHQDVKTANILLDENHTAKVSDFGASRIVPLDQTQLTTLVQGTFGYLDPEYFHTSHLTDKSDVYSFGVVLAELLTGKKVISFDRLESERNLATYFVSMVKDDRLVEVLDDNIHNGSNVEELKKVANVAKRCLSVKGDDRPTMKEVAVELDGLRVQGKQVRKEANLNKKESEYSLSASAHSLSIDVGVGYSSTGTIDSMGNQALTPTDDGR, from the exons ATGGTGCCACCCGGAATAGGTTGCAGAGCTAAAGAAAGCCAATCTACAATTATTCCTATTGCACTCG GTATTAGCATTGGCCTCTTAGTGCTCCTTGTTGGAAGTTCTTTGGTATATTGGTTACTACAGAAAAGAAAACTCGTTAAACTCAAAGAAAAGTGGTTCCAACAAAATGGTGGCCTAATGTTACAACAAAGACTTCCAAATCAAACAGGATCCATGGAGACAACGAAAGTCTTTAGCACTGAAGAACTTGAAAAGCCAACCGACAATTACAACAAAAGTAGAGTCATTGGCCAAGGAGGCTGCGGTGTTGTTTATAAAGGAATATTGTCAGATAATAGAGTGGTTGCGATTAAAAAGTCCAAAATTGGGGAACAAAGCCAGATTGAGCAATTCATAAATGAGGTGATTGTGCTTACTCAAATCAATCATAGAAATGTTGTTAAACTATTAGGTTGTTGTTTGGAAACAGAAGTGCCCATGCTAGTCTATGAATTCATCACAAATGGGACGCTTTCTGATCATCTTCATGATAAAAGTCGATCATCCTTACTCTCATGGGACAAACGTCTTAAGATAGCAACAGAAACTGCAGGTTCCCTTGCATACTTACATTATGAAGCTTCGATGCCAATTATACACCAAGATGTAAAAACTGCAAATATACTTTTGGATGAAAACCACACAGCAAAAGTATCAGACTTTGGAGCTTCAAGAATCGTTCCTCTTGATCAAACACAACTAACAACTTTGGTTCAAGGAACGTTTGGGTACTTGGACCCAGAATACTTCCATACTAGTCATCTGACAGACAAGAGTGACGTCTACAGTTTTGGTGTTGTTTTAGCAGAGTTATTGACAGGCAAAAAGGTTATTTCTTTCGATAGGCTTGAGAGTGAGAGAAATCTAGCAACGTACTTTGTTTCTATGGTAAAAGATGATCGTTTAGTAGAAGTTCTTGATGACAACATTCACAATGGAAGTAACGTTGAGGAACTAAAAAAAGTTGCTAATGTTGCAAAAAGATGCCTAAGTGTTAAAGGAGATGATAGGCCTACTATGAAGGAG GTGGCGGTGGAGCTTGATGGATTGAGAGTTCAGGGAAAGCAAGTAAGGAAGGAAGCTAATCTCAACAAAAAAGAGAGTGAGTATTCGCTTAGTGCATCAGCACACTCTTTAAGCATTGATGTTGGGGTTGGCTATTCTTCCACAGGTACCATTGATAGCATGGGAAATCAAGCACTAACACCAACAGATGATGGCAGATAA